One genomic window of Gallus gallus isolate bGalGal1 chromosome 34, bGalGal1.mat.broiler.GRCg7b, whole genome shotgun sequence includes the following:
- the LOC121108064 gene encoding uncharacterized protein LOC121108064 isoform X2 has protein sequence MGCSGPPTPAQTQWGQPPSPASALPLPRRVMLKNCRDQCRPIFRHLQNLLQYHQLQWREVPAMAFYFEVGVETVWGGLLGRMGPLPPTDRHSLQLWSCQGHHEDDTGTQKIFRKYIRSKQPRSRELALRGLRNLYAGRMQLLLPDALLWLQDMRADIKLQAIHLLQDIAAQHPASIRGVLSQLAVQLLSCFNEDNAEVRWRSMELFALLLEAPGRKRLLLQAERSLLPLFIHMNEDIPNVAQAAQKALIHAAKLLGWQQLQRLASAAEVWMIADCLLQKRGRDAEQYLKDTVLHLHSPQVPVRDTAVRFLGESHPQWVPIPPAECCGVGAQRGSWGVTGEMVGFLGVIRATLGLLGHYGVH, from the exons ATGGGCTGTTCCGGTCCCCCTACTCCAGCCCAGACCCAGTGGGGTCAGCCCCCCAGCCCGGCTTcagccctccccctgccccGCAGGGTGATGCTGAAGAACTGCCGGGATCAGTGCAGACCCATCTTCAGACACCTGCAGAATCTGCTGCAGTACCACCAGCTGCAGTGGAGGGAGGTCCCCGCCATGGCGTTCTACTTTGAGGTGGGTGTGGAGACGGTGTGGGGGGGTCTCCTTGGGAGGATGGGCCCCCTCCCGCCCACTGACCGCCACTCATtgcagctgtggagctgccagGGGCACCACGAGGATGACACCGGCACCCAAAAGATCTTCAGGAAATACATCCGCAGCAAACAGCCCAGGAGCAGAGAGCTGGCGCTGCGCGGGCTGAGGAACCTTTATGCTGGGAGgatgcagctgctgctaccTGACgcgctgctgtggctgcaggacatGCGGGCTGACATCAAACTGCAGGCCATACATCTGCTGCAGGACATTGCGGCACAGCACCCCGCCAGCATCCGAGGTGTGCTCAGCCAGCTGGCCGTgcagctgctgtcctgcttCAATGAG GACAACGCAGAGGTGCGCTGGCGCTCCATGGAGCTCTTtgcgctgctgctggaggcgcCAGGCAGGAagcggctgctgctgcaggcggAGAGGAGTCTGCTGCCACTCTTCATCCACATGAATGAGGACATCCCCAACGTGGCGCAG gctgctcagaaagctcTGATCCACGCCGCCAAGCTCCTGGGCTGGCAGCAACTGCAACGCTTGGCCAGCGCGGCGGAGGTCTGGATGATTGCTGACTGCCTG cttcagaaGAGGGGCAGAGATGCGGAGCAGTACCTGAAGGACACGGTGCtgcacctgcacagcccccaggTGCCCGTGAGGGACACGGCCGTGCGCTTCCTCGGTGAGTCCCATCCCCAGTGGGTCCCCATCCCTCCAGCTGAATGCTGTGGGGTCGGTGCGCAGcgggggtcctggggggtcacTGGGGAAATGGTGGGGTTCTTGGGAGTTATTAGGGCAACACTGGGATTactggggcactatggggttcACTGA
- the LOC121108064 gene encoding uncharacterized protein LOC121108064 isoform X1 — translation MGCSGPPTPAQTQWGQPPSPASALPLPRRVMLKNCRDQCRPIFRHLQNLLQYHQLQWREVPAMAFYFEVGVETVWGGLLGRMGPLPPTDRHSLQLWSCQGHHEDDTGTQKIFRKYIRSKQPRSRELALRGLRNLYAGRMQLLLPDALLWLQDMRADIKLQAIHLLQDIAAQHPASIRGVLSQLAVQLLSCFNEVRDAGQRGAFKQPPHRAELRTTPLCVSSQDNAEVRWRSMELFALLLEAPGRKRLLLQAERSLLPLFIHMNEDIPNVAQAAQKALIHAAKLLGWQQLQRLASAAEVWMIADCLLQKRGRDAEQYLKDTVLHLHSPQVPVRDTAVRFLGESHPQWVPIPPAECCGVGAQRGSWGVTGEMVGFLGVIRATLGLLGHYGVH, via the exons ATGGGCTGTTCCGGTCCCCCTACTCCAGCCCAGACCCAGTGGGGTCAGCCCCCCAGCCCGGCTTcagccctccccctgccccGCAGGGTGATGCTGAAGAACTGCCGGGATCAGTGCAGACCCATCTTCAGACACCTGCAGAATCTGCTGCAGTACCACCAGCTGCAGTGGAGGGAGGTCCCCGCCATGGCGTTCTACTTTGAGGTGGGTGTGGAGACGGTGTGGGGGGGTCTCCTTGGGAGGATGGGCCCCCTCCCGCCCACTGACCGCCACTCATtgcagctgtggagctgccagGGGCACCACGAGGATGACACCGGCACCCAAAAGATCTTCAGGAAATACATCCGCAGCAAACAGCCCAGGAGCAGAGAGCTGGCGCTGCGCGGGCTGAGGAACCTTTATGCTGGGAGgatgcagctgctgctaccTGACgcgctgctgtggctgcaggacatGCGGGCTGACATCAAACTGCAGGCCATACATCTGCTGCAGGACATTGCGGCACAGCACCCCGCCAGCATCCGAGGTGTGCTCAGCCAGCTGGCCGTgcagctgctgtcctgcttCAATGAGGTGAGGGACGCGGGGCAGCGGGGAGCATTCAAGCAGCCCCCGCACCGTGCAGAGCTCAGGACTACCCCCTTGTGTGTTTCCTCCCAGGACAACGCAGAGGTGCGCTGGCGCTCCATGGAGCTCTTtgcgctgctgctggaggcgcCAGGCAGGAagcggctgctgctgcaggcggAGAGGAGTCTGCTGCCACTCTTCATCCACATGAATGAGGACATCCCCAACGTGGCGCAG gctgctcagaaagctcTGATCCACGCCGCCAAGCTCCTGGGCTGGCAGCAACTGCAACGCTTGGCCAGCGCGGCGGAGGTCTGGATGATTGCTGACTGCCTG cttcagaaGAGGGGCAGAGATGCGGAGCAGTACCTGAAGGACACGGTGCtgcacctgcacagcccccaggTGCCCGTGAGGGACACGGCCGTGCGCTTCCTCGGTGAGTCCCATCCCCAGTGGGTCCCCATCCCTCCAGCTGAATGCTGTGGGGTCGGTGCGCAGcgggggtcctggggggtcacTGGGGAAATGGTGGGGTTCTTGGGAGTTATTAGGGCAACACTGGGATTactggggcactatggggttcACTGA